Proteins from one Toxotes jaculatrix isolate fToxJac2 chromosome 13, fToxJac2.pri, whole genome shotgun sequence genomic window:
- the LOC121192339 gene encoding 26S proteasome non-ATPase regulatory subunit 4, which produces MVLESTMVCVDNSEYMRNGDFLPTRLQAQQDAVNIVCHSKTRSNPENSVGLITMANDCEVLTTLTPDTGRILSKLHAVQPRGRICFCTGIRVAHLALKHRQGKNHKMRIIAFVGSPVEDNEKDLVKLAKRLKKEKVNVDIINFGEEEVNTEKLTAFINTLNGKEGTGSHLVTVPPGPSLADALLSSPILAGEGGSMMGLGASDFEFGVDPSADPELALALRVSMEEQRQRQEEEARRAAAASAAEAGMPTPSADESEEALLKMSVSQPESGAAVLPDFSSMTEEEQIAYAMQMSLAGGEYGEMDTGAPMDTTESAKEEDDYDVMQDPEFLQSVLENLPGVDPNNEAIRNAMGSLASQTGNKPDGKKDEEKKK; this is translated from the exons ATGGTGCTTGAAAGTACTATGGTCTG TGTGGACAACAGTGAATATATGAGAAATGGAGACTTTCTACCGACGAGGTTACAGGCTCAACAAGATGCTGTCAATATTGTTTGCCACTCCAAAACACGCAGTAACCCCGAAAACAGCGTGGGCCTCATCACCATGGCAAA TGACTGTGAGGTCCTGACCACGCTGACACCAGATACTGGCCGCATCCTGTCCAAACTCCACGCTGTCCAGCCCAGGGGGAGGATCTGCTTCTGCACGGGCATCAGAGTTGCTCAT CTGGCCCTAAAGCACAGACAAGGAAAAAACCACAAGATGAGGATCATTGCCTTTGTTGGGAGTCCTGTAGAAGACAACGAAAAAGAT CTTGTCAAGTTGGCAAAGCGCTTGAAAAAAGAGAAGGTGAACGTGGATATTATCAACTTTGGAGAAGAG gaggtgaacacagaaaagCTGACGGCTTTTATAAATACTCTAAATGGGAAGGAGGGGACAGGCTCCCACCTGGTCACAGTCCCTCCAGGGCCCAGTCTGGCTGATGCGCTGCTTTCCTCTCCCATCCTGGCCGGTGAAGGAGGCTCTATGATGGGTCTTGGTGCCAGCGACTTTGAGTTTGGTGTGGATCCCAGTGCTGATCCAGAGCTGGCCCTG GCCCTGCGTGTATCAATGGAGGAGCAGCgacagaggcaggaggaggaggcccgcagagctgctgctgcttctgcagcCGAGGCAGGCATGCCCACACCCAGCGCAGATG AATCAGAGGAGGCCTTATTGAAGATGTCAGTATCTCAGCCTGAGAGCGGTGCAGCAGTGCTTCCTGACTTCAGCAGcatgacagaggaggagcagataGCCTATGCCATGCAGATGTCTCTTGCTGGAGGAG AGTATGGAGAAATGGACACAGGAGCCCCCATGGACACTACAGAATCAGCCAAG GAGGAAGATGACTATGATGTGATGCAAGACCCAGAGTTCCTTCAGAGCGTCTTGGAGAACCTGCCTGGTGTCGACCCAAACAACGAGGCTATCCGGAACGCCATGGGCTCCCTGGCCTCCCAGACAGGAAACAAGCCAGACGGGAAAAAGGacgaagagaagaagaaatga